Proteins encoded within one genomic window of Ammonifex degensii KC4:
- the pheA gene encoding prephenate dehydratase encodes MPKRVGFLGPAGTFTEQAMLAFFAGEEIIPLAYPDLPAVLEALAQEEIAAGVVPWENSLEGSVTLFLDLLVKTAGIYVVGEVVLPIVHHLLARPGVSSFTRILSHPHALAQCREFLRIHFPDVPLFPTGSTAEAARLVAESSEPWAAVGPETAAKNWGLVVVKKAIQDSKENETRFAVLGKERAPRTGRDKTSVAFALTEDRPGVLYKALEEFARREINLTKIESRPAKRQLGQYIFFLDCEGHMEDPEVRAALEALKAQSSFFKILGSYPRWGGS; translated from the coding sequence TTGCCTAAAAGGGTAGGTTTTCTGGGTCCGGCCGGCACCTTCACCGAGCAAGCCATGCTGGCCTTTTTCGCCGGCGAGGAAATTATCCCTCTGGCCTATCCCGACCTCCCGGCAGTTTTAGAAGCTCTGGCCCAGGAAGAGATAGCGGCGGGAGTGGTCCCCTGGGAGAACTCCCTGGAGGGAAGCGTCACCCTTTTTCTTGACCTCCTGGTCAAGACAGCAGGGATATACGTGGTGGGGGAGGTAGTGCTCCCCATCGTCCATCACCTACTGGCACGCCCCGGGGTAAGCTCTTTTACACGCATCCTCTCCCACCCCCACGCCCTGGCCCAGTGCCGGGAGTTTCTGCGCATCCACTTCCCTGACGTTCCTCTCTTCCCTACCGGGAGCACGGCCGAGGCTGCCCGCCTGGTAGCCGAGAGTTCCGAGCCTTGGGCGGCCGTGGGGCCGGAGACGGCGGCCAAGAACTGGGGACTGGTAGTGGTTAAGAAGGCTATTCAAGACAGTAAAGAGAACGAAACTCGCTTCGCGGTGCTAGGCAAGGAAAGGGCGCCGCGCACGGGCCGGGACAAAACTTCCGTGGCCTTTGCCTTGACCGAAGACCGGCCTGGCGTGCTTTACAAGGCCCTGGAGGAATTCGCCCGGCGGGAGATAAACTTAACCAAGATAGAGTCGCGCCCGGCCAAGCGCCAGCTGGGCCAGTATATCTTCTTTCTGGACTGCGAGGGGCATATGGAAGATCCGGAAGTCCGGGCTGCCCTCGAAGCTCTCAAGGCCCAGAGCTCGTTTTTTAAAATTTTGGGTTCCTACCCCCGGTGGGGAGGTTCGTAG
- the aroA gene encoding 3-phosphoshikimate 1-carboxyvinyltransferase: MELKVGQAKRLEGTITVPGDKSISHRALLLGSLAHGETVIENFLQGKDCLATLRCLRQLGVKIEEEGEGRLRVEGRGLGNLQEPEEVLDAGNSGTTMRLLLGVLAGNPIFAVLTGDASLRRRPMDRVTLPLKLMGAEIWGRQEGKLAPLAIRGQRKLRPLEYTSPVASAQVKSAVLLAGLYAEGETSVTEPALSRDHTERMLGYFGVPVKREGLTVRLKGRALLQGRPVRVPGDFSAAAFFLAAAAILPEGRVTVREVGLNPTRTGFLEVLEAMGARLSVEVTGEWAGEPVGNVTVESSALRGVEIGGEIIPRLIDEIPVLTVVAACAAGKTVIRGAEELRYKESDRLATMAQELGRLGAKVEVLPDGLIIHGGYPLQGSRVQSHGDHRVAMAMAVAGLVAEGETIIEGAEAIDVSFPNFPTLLATLTEEARGK; this comes from the coding sequence ATGGAGCTGAAGGTTGGCCAAGCCAAGCGGCTGGAAGGAACTATTACCGTTCCTGGTGACAAGTCCATTTCCCACCGGGCCTTACTCCTGGGCTCACTGGCCCACGGGGAGACGGTGATAGAAAACTTTTTGCAGGGCAAGGACTGTCTGGCCACTTTACGTTGTCTTAGGCAGCTGGGAGTGAAGATCGAGGAAGAAGGAGAAGGTAGGCTGCGGGTAGAAGGCCGGGGTTTAGGCAACCTTCAGGAGCCGGAGGAAGTGCTGGATGCTGGTAACTCCGGGACCACCATGCGCCTGCTCCTGGGGGTGCTGGCCGGCAACCCCATCTTTGCCGTCTTGACGGGAGACGCTTCTTTGCGGCGCCGCCCCATGGATAGGGTTACCCTGCCCTTGAAACTTATGGGAGCGGAGATATGGGGGCGGCAAGAAGGGAAGCTGGCCCCTCTGGCCATAAGGGGGCAAAGGAAGCTTCGTCCCCTGGAGTATACCTCGCCGGTGGCCAGCGCCCAGGTGAAGTCGGCCGTGCTCCTGGCCGGTCTTTACGCGGAAGGGGAGACCAGCGTTACCGAGCCCGCTCTTTCCCGCGACCACACCGAACGGATGCTCGGTTACTTCGGCGTGCCGGTAAAACGGGAAGGCTTGACCGTGCGCCTTAAAGGAAGGGCTCTACTCCAGGGACGGCCGGTGCGCGTCCCCGGCGATTTTTCGGCCGCCGCCTTCTTCCTGGCCGCCGCTGCCATCCTGCCCGAGGGACGGGTCACCGTAAGGGAAGTGGGGCTCAACCCCACCCGCACGGGGTTTTTAGAGGTGCTGGAGGCGATGGGGGCCCGCCTTTCGGTAGAAGTGACGGGGGAATGGGCAGGGGAGCCGGTAGGAAACGTCACCGTGGAATCTTCCGCGCTGCGAGGTGTGGAGATAGGAGGAGAGATTATCCCCCGACTTATCGATGAGATCCCCGTCCTGACCGTGGTCGCCGCTTGCGCCGCCGGCAAGACGGTCATCCGGGGAGCGGAAGAGCTCCGCTACAAGGAGTCAGACCGCCTGGCCACCATGGCCCAGGAACTGGGACGTCTGGGAGCCAAGGTGGAAGTGCTACCTGACGGACTGATCATACACGGGGGGTATCCCTTGCAGGGTAGCCGGGTCCAAAGTCACGGTGATCACCGGGTGGCCATGGCCATGGCAGTGGCGGGATTGGTGGCTGAAGGGGAGACCATAATAGAAGGAGCGGAGGCCATAGACGTATCTTTCCCCAACTTTCCCACTCTTCTCGCCACTTTAACCGAGGAGGCGAGAGGGAAATGA
- a CDS encoding lysophospholipid acyltransferase family protein, translating into MFYWFAWLVCRLYLHIFRSFRVEGLEHFPREGPVIVAANHQSYLDPVALGCALPRRVYYMAKEELFHIPVLRTLIRWLGAFPVKREEMDRRALRTALNLLARGQVVGIFPEGTRSREGKLLPLQPGAALLALKSGAPVVPVALTGTRGWWGRVRVKIGRPFYLTADGPSRSQLTEGSRKIEVALKELLGVGS; encoded by the coding sequence GTGTTTTACTGGTTTGCCTGGCTGGTTTGCCGCCTGTACCTCCATATCTTTCGGAGCTTCCGGGTAGAAGGGCTGGAGCACTTCCCCCGCGAGGGGCCGGTCATCGTAGCGGCTAACCACCAAAGCTATCTCGATCCCGTGGCCTTAGGCTGCGCCCTTCCGCGCCGCGTATACTACATGGCCAAGGAAGAGCTCTTTCATATCCCGGTGCTGCGGACACTTATCAGGTGGTTAGGCGCCTTTCCGGTAAAGCGGGAAGAGATGGATCGCCGGGCTCTGCGAACCGCGCTTAACCTATTGGCGCGGGGGCAGGTAGTGGGTATCTTTCCCGAAGGGACGCGCAGCCGGGAGGGAAAACTCTTGCCCCTGCAGCCGGGAGCAGCCCTGCTGGCCTTAAAATCGGGAGCGCCGGTGGTCCCGGTCGCCTTGACCGGCACGCGCGGCTGGTGGGGAAGGGTCCGGGTTAAAATAGGGCGTCCCTTCTACCTTACGGCCGACGGCCCTTCCCGGTCGCAACTCACCGAAGGTTCCAGAAAAATAGAGGTTGCCTTGAAGGAGCTTTTGGGAGTGGGGAGTTAA
- a CDS encoding MerR family transcriptional regulator — MGRFVAATKTNTCGRILPIGEAAKRLGVHPNRLRAWEKQGLIKPTRLPSGWRRYPVFQFGCTAPEAAKKSGKVSGS; from the coding sequence GTGGGGAGGTTCGTAGCAGCTACGAAGACAAATACTTGTGGCCGTATCTTACCCATTGGGGAAGCGGCGAAGAGGTTAGGCGTACACCCGAACCGCCTCCGCGCGTGGGAAAAGCAGGGTTTGATCAAACCTACACGGCTTCCCAGTGGCTGGCGGAGGTACCCGGTTTTTCAGTTCGGCTGTACGGCACCAGAGGCGGCAAAAAAGTCCGGCAAGGTTTCCGGGAGCTGA
- a CDS encoding bifunctional 4-hydroxy-3-methylbut-2-enyl diphosphate reductase/30S ribosomal protein S1, translating to MEVKRAKNAGFCFGVRRALEITLKAREEKEGPLYTLGPLIHNPQVVEFLAAKGIKLAESLEEIPEGTVIIRSHGVDPAVIQEAEARGLEVIDATCPYVRRAQELACELAKQGYQVVVVGDRDHPEVKGILGWAGPQATVVGSAEEVAGLPEASAYGVVAQTTQPVNRLQEVVQALLPRTKEVRVYNTICSAVASRIESALELAREVEVMVVVGGRSSANTRHLVERLKLSGVPTYHVETAAELRPEWFMGVSRAGLTAGASTPDWIIEEVEKRMREIGEMSAAEQMEAVGVKTFRGGEIVRGTVVEINQGEVLVDIGAKTEGVIPLRELCCCEVSSPHEVVKVGDEIDVFVVKAEDAEGRIILSKARADAIAAWKKLAEAFANGTPVEGIVREVVKGGLIVDVGVRAFLPASLVDISYVENLSTYLGQKVRAKVIELDRSRKKVVLSRKAVLEEEAERRRRETWEKLQEGAVVKGVVRRIVPFGAFIDLGGVDGLLHVSEIAWHRVNSPDEVLKEGQEIEVKVIKVDRENEKVSLSRKALLPDPWEKVPEKYPVGSLVEVKVVRLAPFGAFVELEPGVEGLIHISHFADWHVEKPEDVLKEGDVVTVRVISFDPQEKRLRLSLREAVRTEEPQPKEKKEDTVTLGDVFGDLLKS from the coding sequence ATGGAGGTCAAGCGGGCAAAAAACGCTGGATTCTGCTTCGGTGTACGGCGGGCGCTGGAGATCACCCTCAAAGCTCGGGAAGAAAAAGAAGGGCCTCTATACACCCTGGGCCCTCTCATTCATAACCCCCAAGTGGTAGAGTTTCTGGCCGCCAAAGGCATAAAGCTCGCCGAAAGCCTGGAGGAGATACCGGAGGGAACCGTAATAATTCGTTCGCACGGGGTAGATCCCGCCGTCATCCAGGAAGCTGAGGCTCGAGGCCTGGAAGTGATCGATGCCACCTGCCCCTACGTGCGGCGAGCTCAGGAGCTGGCCTGTGAGCTGGCCAAACAAGGCTACCAGGTAGTTGTAGTTGGTGACCGGGATCATCCCGAGGTGAAGGGTATTCTGGGCTGGGCTGGCCCACAGGCAACGGTAGTGGGAAGTGCTGAGGAGGTGGCCGGCCTTCCGGAAGCTTCGGCTTACGGCGTAGTAGCTCAGACCACCCAGCCGGTAAACCGCCTTCAGGAAGTGGTGCAGGCCCTACTTCCCCGGACCAAGGAGGTGAGAGTTTATAACACTATCTGCTCGGCCGTGGCTTCCCGGATAGAGTCAGCTTTGGAACTCGCCCGGGAAGTAGAGGTCATGGTGGTAGTAGGGGGCCGATCCAGCGCCAACACTAGGCATCTGGTCGAGCGTCTAAAGCTGTCCGGAGTCCCTACCTATCATGTGGAGACGGCGGCGGAGCTCCGGCCGGAATGGTTCATGGGGGTAAGCCGGGCCGGGCTCACGGCCGGAGCCTCTACTCCTGACTGGATCATCGAGGAGGTAGAAAAACGCATGCGGGAAATTGGGGAAATGAGCGCCGCGGAGCAAATGGAAGCGGTAGGCGTCAAGACCTTCCGCGGCGGGGAGATCGTTAGGGGCACGGTGGTAGAGATAAACCAGGGGGAGGTCCTAGTGGACATCGGAGCCAAGACGGAGGGGGTCATCCCCTTAAGGGAGCTCTGTTGCTGCGAGGTTTCCTCTCCCCACGAGGTAGTTAAGGTGGGGGATGAGATCGATGTCTTCGTGGTGAAAGCGGAAGACGCTGAGGGCCGAATCATCCTGTCCAAAGCGCGGGCCGACGCCATAGCTGCCTGGAAGAAGTTGGCAGAAGCCTTCGCCAACGGAACCCCGGTAGAAGGTATAGTACGCGAAGTGGTCAAGGGCGGGCTCATCGTGGACGTGGGCGTGCGGGCCTTCCTGCCTGCCTCACTGGTGGACATCAGCTACGTGGAAAACCTCAGCACTTATCTAGGGCAGAAGGTAAGGGCCAAGGTCATCGAACTTGACCGGAGCCGCAAGAAGGTCGTCCTGTCGCGCAAGGCCGTCCTGGAGGAAGAAGCCGAGAGGCGCCGTCGGGAGACTTGGGAGAAGCTTCAGGAAGGGGCCGTGGTCAAGGGAGTGGTGCGGCGCATCGTTCCCTTCGGCGCCTTCATCGACCTGGGCGGGGTGGACGGGCTACTGCACGTCTCCGAGATAGCCTGGCACCGGGTCAACTCCCCGGATGAGGTGCTGAAGGAAGGGCAAGAGATCGAGGTTAAAGTAATCAAGGTGGACCGAGAGAACGAGAAGGTGAGTCTCTCGCGCAAAGCGCTGCTGCCCGATCCCTGGGAGAAGGTGCCCGAGAAGTACCCGGTAGGAAGCTTGGTAGAGGTAAAGGTGGTCAGGCTCGCTCCCTTCGGGGCCTTTGTAGAGCTGGAGCCGGGGGTAGAAGGACTCATTCATATTTCTCATTTTGCCGACTGGCACGTAGAGAAGCCAGAGGACGTCTTGAAAGAAGGGGATGTGGTCACGGTGCGGGTCATAAGCTTTGATCCTCAGGAGAAGAGGCTGCGCCTTTCTCTGCGGGAAGCCGTGCGCACAGAAGAGCCCCAGCCCAAAGAGAAGAAAGAAGACACCGTGACCTTAGGCGACGTTTTCGGCGACCTTTTGAAGTCCTGA
- a CDS encoding prephenate dehydrogenase — MLGKVVIVGVGLIGGSLGLALRRRGKAREVVGIGRSAERLRQAQALGAVDSFTTDLAEGVRGADLVVVATPIGIIVPTMHALAPHLEPGTVVTDVGSTKREIVEAAERLAAKHSFAFVGGHPMAGSERTGVENADPYLFENAYYILTPTPKTPPEAISRVAELVEAVGARKVEIPPDLHDYYVAAVSHLPHCLASALCNLIASLPEKEAILPLAAGGFRDTTRVAAGDPVLWRDILLTNTAPLRELLALLLRVLQELEELLAKKDARGLEEWLRRAQILRKEVPTKSKGYLPELHEIVVTVPDRPGVIAHLASLLAEKEINIADIEILRAREGEGGTIRLAFTRPEAQEKAYETLAAAGIEVRKRGG, encoded by the coding sequence TTGTTAGGGAAAGTTGTCATCGTAGGCGTGGGACTCATCGGCGGAAGTTTGGGCCTGGCCTTGCGGCGCCGAGGCAAGGCGCGGGAAGTAGTGGGAATAGGGAGAAGTGCAGAGCGGCTCCGGCAGGCGCAGGCGCTGGGGGCGGTGGACTCCTTCACCACCGATCTGGCCGAAGGGGTAAGGGGAGCCGATCTGGTAGTGGTGGCTACCCCTATAGGGATTATCGTGCCCACCATGCATGCCTTAGCTCCCCACCTGGAGCCGGGGACGGTAGTCACCGATGTAGGTAGCACCAAGCGGGAGATAGTGGAGGCGGCCGAGAGGCTGGCCGCAAAACATTCCTTTGCCTTTGTCGGCGGTCATCCTATGGCCGGATCGGAGAGGACGGGGGTGGAAAATGCCGATCCCTACCTCTTTGAAAACGCTTATTACATTCTCACCCCCACCCCTAAGACGCCGCCGGAGGCTATCTCCCGCGTGGCGGAACTCGTGGAAGCCGTAGGGGCTAGAAAGGTAGAGATTCCGCCCGACCTACACGACTACTATGTGGCGGCGGTAAGCCACCTGCCCCACTGTCTGGCCTCCGCCCTCTGCAACCTCATCGCCTCCCTCCCCGAAAAAGAAGCCATCCTGCCTCTGGCCGCGGGCGGTTTCCGGGACACCACCCGGGTGGCTGCCGGCGACCCCGTTTTGTGGCGGGATATCCTTCTTACTAATACCGCACCTCTAAGGGAACTCTTGGCTTTACTCCTGCGGGTGCTGCAGGAACTGGAAGAGCTGCTGGCGAAGAAGGATGCCCGGGGACTGGAGGAATGGTTGCGCCGGGCTCAGATCCTGCGCAAGGAAGTGCCGACCAAGAGCAAAGGCTATTTACCCGAACTACACGAGATTGTGGTGACCGTGCCCGACCGCCCCGGGGTTATAGCCCACCTGGCCTCCCTTCTGGCAGAAAAGGAGATCAACATCGCCGACATCGAGATCCTGCGGGCCAGGGAAGGGGAGGGAGGAACCATAAGACTGGCCTTTACCCGGCCGGAGGCCCAGGAAAAGGCTTATGAAACCTTGGCGGCTGCGGGAATCGAGGTGCGCAAGCGAGGAGGCTGA
- a CDS encoding IS200/IS605 family accessory protein TnpB-related protein, translating to MRRKHKRKKFSITVCGEFFPEVYPAFRSARWARGEEDPLETEMRLFCACERWAYNRLLEGVSRDEIKKRGQELFGLNSRYVDDARLRAQALLDSQKELLAQEVEETEKKLNRARKKLGLAMKKLARAEKKGAAPAALEKLRLAVKGRASRVASLEERLAELNSHLENGTVPRMVFGGRKLWKRVCKGRATREEWWHARKNRLYSRGDEEKGGNPNIKVFHRYGGFYLSATISHLSEKVGEDRLGRPKVSRAPRVEGRLWLPEKHRDLVRIWLAMKLPYTAELIRTPDGRYLVHLTFDLGELKEPDFVRGCLALDTNPDGVALCSVGPNGQPEPWPEGFSVPYPGNLGKYEGEFQVITYPNGFLYIKAPDLTYASGFRRDYLIGVLAKVVVDIALFLGKPVVLEDLDFGKDRLGTSKEFNRMASNFPYAKMVEAVCRRAAKEGVPFKLVPPRHTSTIGYWKYAGRYAVPVHCAAALVIGRRAMGFKERITREIKEFVLRVKEELASGDSLPGEGRGMTRKVRALLARLEKKLPLHNGLARRRQESFSSCWRELKMLALAFR from the coding sequence ATGCGGAGAAAGCACAAAAGGAAGAAGTTTAGTATTACAGTCTGCGGGGAGTTCTTCCCCGAAGTCTACCCCGCCTTCAGGTCGGCGAGGTGGGCCCGGGGCGAGGAAGACCCACTGGAGACGGAGATGCGGCTCTTCTGCGCCTGCGAACGGTGGGCCTACAACCGGCTCTTAGAAGGTGTCTCCCGGGACGAGATCAAGAAGCGCGGCCAGGAGCTTTTCGGGCTCAACTCCCGGTACGTGGACGACGCCAGGCTTAGAGCCCAGGCCCTGCTGGACTCCCAGAAAGAGCTCCTGGCACAGGAAGTAGAGGAGACGGAAAAGAAGCTGAACCGGGCCAGGAAGAAGCTGGGCTTAGCCATGAAGAAACTGGCCAGGGCCGAAAAGAAGGGCGCCGCCCCTGCCGCGCTGGAAAAGCTGCGCCTGGCAGTTAAAGGCCGCGCTTCACGTGTAGCCTCCCTGGAGGAGAGACTGGCCGAACTCAACTCCCACTTGGAAAACGGCACCGTACCCAGAATGGTCTTCGGGGGTAGGAAGCTCTGGAAGAGGGTTTGCAAAGGCCGGGCCACGCGGGAGGAGTGGTGGCACGCCCGCAAAAACCGCCTCTACTCCCGTGGGGACGAAGAGAAAGGCGGCAACCCGAACATCAAAGTCTTCCACCGGTACGGGGGGTTCTACCTGTCGGCGACCATCTCCCACCTCTCGGAGAAGGTGGGTGAGGACAGGCTTGGCCGCCCGAAGGTGAGCCGCGCCCCGAGGGTGGAGGGCAGGCTCTGGCTGCCAGAGAAGCACCGGGACTTGGTCAGGATATGGCTGGCCATGAAGCTGCCCTACACGGCGGAACTGATACGCACTCCGGACGGACGGTACCTGGTCCACCTGACGTTTGACCTGGGCGAGCTCAAGGAGCCTGACTTCGTGAGGGGCTGCCTTGCCCTGGACACAAACCCCGACGGCGTAGCTTTATGCAGCGTCGGTCCCAACGGCCAGCCGGAGCCGTGGCCGGAAGGCTTCAGCGTCCCCTACCCGGGCAACCTGGGCAAGTACGAAGGGGAGTTCCAGGTCATCACCTACCCCAACGGTTTTCTCTACATTAAGGCGCCCGACCTGACCTACGCTTCCGGCTTCCGGCGGGACTACCTGATAGGCGTGCTGGCTAAAGTGGTGGTAGACATAGCCCTCTTTCTGGGCAAACCCGTGGTCCTGGAGGACTTAGACTTCGGCAAGGACCGGCTGGGTACCAGCAAAGAGTTTAACCGCATGGCTTCCAACTTCCCCTACGCGAAGATGGTGGAGGCGGTGTGCCGGAGGGCGGCCAAGGAAGGTGTGCCCTTTAAGCTGGTACCGCCGCGGCACACCTCCACCATCGGGTACTGGAAGTACGCGGGGCGGTACGCGGTCCCGGTGCACTGCGCGGCGGCACTGGTGATCGGCCGCCGGGCCATGGGCTTCAAGGAGAGGATCACGCGGGAAATTAAGGAGTTCGTACTCCGGGTCAAAGAGGAGCTCGCTTCCGGTGATTCCTTGCCTGGGGAAGGAAGAGGGATGACCCGGAAGGTCAGGGCCCTGCTTGCCCGGCTGGAAAAGAAGCTCCCCCTGCACAACGGGCTTGCCCGCCGGCGGCAGGAAAGCTTCAGTTCCTGCTGGCGCGAGCTTAAAATGCTGGCTTTGGCTTTCCGGTGA
- the cmk gene encoding (d)CMP kinase, whose protein sequence is MRRSGAEGVMRIAIDGPAGAGKSTVAKLLASRLGYTYLDTGALYRALTLAALKRGLLNDQTGLVQLASSQEITITSTSNCQRVLLNGEDVTEAIRTPEVSCATSLVARIPEIRELVTAKIRELARGGRIVVEGRDIGTVVLPDAERKFFLTASLKERARRHLREAQKRGFTLSWEEQLRQIEARDQQDSSREVAPLKPAPDAVIIDTTDKTPDEVVEIMLRHLEGSS, encoded by the coding sequence ATGCGGAGGAGTGGTGCGGAAGGGGTTATGCGGATCGCCATTGACGGACCGGCAGGAGCAGGAAAAAGCACCGTAGCTAAGCTTTTAGCCTCACGTTTAGGCTACACCTATTTAGATACGGGGGCGCTGTACCGTGCCCTTACCCTGGCTGCTCTAAAGCGCGGTCTCCTTAACGACCAAACCGGCTTGGTGCAGTTGGCTTCCAGCCAAGAAATAACCATCACTTCTACTTCCAACTGCCAGCGCGTTCTCCTCAACGGCGAAGACGTCACTGAAGCCATCCGCACTCCCGAAGTGTCCTGCGCCACCTCCTTAGTAGCCCGCATACCGGAGATAAGGGAACTGGTCACGGCCAAAATAAGGGAGCTGGCGCGGGGAGGGAGGATAGTGGTCGAGGGGCGAGACATAGGTACGGTGGTCCTGCCCGACGCGGAAAGAAAGTTTTTCCTGACTGCCAGCCTGAAAGAAAGGGCGCGGCGGCACCTCCGCGAGGCCCAGAAAAGGGGCTTTACCCTTTCTTGGGAGGAACAACTCCGGCAGATCGAAGCCCGGGATCAGCAGGATTCTTCACGCGAGGTGGCTCCCCTGAAACCGGCACCGGATGCCGTAATTATCGATACCACCGACAAAACGCCGGACGAAGTGGTAGAAATTATGTTACGCCACCTGGAGGGTAGTTCTTAG